Proteins found in one Triticum aestivum cultivar Chinese Spring chromosome 4D, IWGSC CS RefSeq v2.1, whole genome shotgun sequence genomic segment:
- the LOC123098263 gene encoding probable mitochondrial-processing peptidase subunit beta, mitochondrial, with amino-acid sequence MAFRRLLSAAVRRRSSAAAAAAAGNAREASTAVAAGPGAIAPDAPAARAPVMAYDRIADAVNARVRRLEHPDPRFLRYASPVPAHVDHTAILEAPETKVTTLDNGLRVATESSLSSRTATVGVWIDAGSRYETEEAAGVAHFVEHMLFKGTGTRSAGQLEQEIEDMGGHLNAYTSREQTTYYAKVLDKDVPRAMNVLADILQDSKLEDNRIERERGVILREMEEVQGQSEEVIFDHLHATAFQYTSLGRPILGSADNVKSITKKNLIDYIQKHYTASRMVITAAGAVKHEDIVQQAKELFKSLPTDPTTTNMLVAEQPAIFTGSEVRIIDDDMPLAQFAVAFNGASWTDPDSIALMVMQTMLGSWNKSAGGGKHMGSELVQRVAINEIAESIMAFNTNYKDTGLFGVYAVAKADCLDDLAFAIMQEMSKLSYRVTEEDVIRARNQLKSSIQLHLDGSTAVVEDIGRQQLIYGRRIPIPELFARIDAVDPSTIRRVANRFIFDQDIAIAAMGPIKSLPDYNWFRRRTYMLRY; translated from the exons ATGGCGTTCCGCCGACTCCTCTCGGCCGCAGTGCGCCGCCGCtcctccgcggcggcggcggcggcggccgggaacGCGCGCGAGGCCTCCACGGCCGTCGCCGCGGGCCCCGGCGCCATCGCCCCCGAcgcgcccgccgcccgcgccccggtGATGGCGTACGACCGGATCGCCGACGCCGTCAACGCGCGCGTCCGCCGCCTCGAGCACCCGGACCCCCGCTTCCTCCGCTACGCCAGCCCCGTGCCCGCGCACGTCGACCACACCGCCATCCTCGAGGCGCCGGAGACCAAGGTCACCACGCTCGACAACGGCCTGCGCGTCGCCACCGAGTCCTCGCTCTCCTCGCGCACGGCCACCGTCGGCGTCTGGATCGACGCCGGGAGCAGGTACGAGACGGAGGAGGCCGCCGGGGTCGCCCATTTCGTGGAGCACATGCTGTTCAAGGGCACGGGGACGCGCAGCGCCGGGCAGCtcgagcaggagatcgaggacatGGGCGGCCACCTCAACGCCTACACCTCGCGGGAGCAGACCACCTACTACGCCAAGGTGCTCGACAAGGACGTGCCACGTGCGATGAATGTTCTCGCCGACATTTTGCAGGACTCTAAGCTCGAGGACAACCGCATTGAACGCGAGCGCGGTGTCATTCTCCGAGAGATGGAAGAG GTTCAGGGACAGTCGGAGGAAGTTATATTCGATCATCTCCATGCAACTGCATTCCAGTATACTTCTCTTGGCAGGCCAATCTTGGGTTCTGCTGATAATGTCAAGTCTATCACCAAAAAGAATCTCATAGACTACATTCAAAAGCATTACACGGCTTCTAGAATG GTCATTACTGCTGCTGGTGCTGTTAAGCATGAGGATATTGTACAGCAGGCAAAAGAGCTGTTCAAATCGCTGCCAACCGACCCTACAACAACTAACATGTTGGTTGCTGAACAGCCAGCCATTTTTACTGGTTCTGAG GTACGAATCATTGATGATGACATGCCCCTGGCCCAATTTGCTGTTGCCTTCAATGGAGCATCCTGGACAGATCCTGATTCTATTGCATTAATGGTTATGCAAACTATGCTTGGTTCGTGGAACAAGAGTGCTGGAGGAGGGAAGCACATGGG TTCGGAGCTTGTACAGAGAGTAGCAATCAATGAAATAGCTGAGAGTATAATGGCATTCAATACAAACTACAAGGACACTGGCCTGTTTGGTGTCTATGCTGTCGCTAAG GCTGATTGCTTGGATGATTTGGCTTTTGCAATTATGCAAGAGATGAGCAAATTATCATACAGGGTTACCGAAGAGGATGTTATTCGTGCACGCAATCAG CTGAAATCCTCCATCCAACTCCACCTTGATGGCTCCACTGCTGTTGTTGAGGATATTGGACGCCAG CAACTCATCTATGGCCGTAGAATTCCTATTCCTGAGCTTTTTGCGAGAATAGATGCAGTTGATCCGAGCACTATCAGGCGTGTTGCAAACCGCTTCATCTTTGACCAG GATATTGCCATCGCTGCCATGGGACCAATTAAGTCTCTTCCAGACTACAACTGGTTCAGACGCAGGACCTACATGCTCCGTTACTAG
- the LOC123098264 gene encoding neurofilament heavy polypeptide produces MATGAAAKTPTKPSAPAAPKTPAKPAPSTTAAAAAKTPAKPPSSVATAKTPARSVSRARFAHASENSDPNILASPPRTTSKTPAKPAAAPAVSASVRKKRGTPAPPPPVPQRRFLVAKKGAHRRRQAGASGGGGEFDFDKCREAAREALRASHEEFFLKERAVSAASEEQESQKEEEAAEDEANSAAVVEEGEGAEVADLEGSGKVRAIRSRVMAKAMNSVPDAGAGRVKHLVHAFESLLSISGATADSERAGEEAWALPGLQPWNEGSEGSPVAVFSSSDFMNMGPTRLCSSLDGKSNRSSWDSQTGGRRSRRNSSESLRSSWNKKLKVTSQHPFKLRTEQRGRAKEQQFIQKVQEMLIEDEKKRIHIAQGLPWTTDEPECLIKPPVKERTEPVDLVLHSDVRAVERAEFDQYVSERIKFGEELRLERERQQKLEEEEMIRQLRKDLVPKAQPMPYFDRPFIPKKSSKTITIPKEPNFHLRPERLSCDAWSLES; encoded by the exons ATGGCGACCGGGGCGGCGGCGAAGACTCCGACCAAGCCATCGGCCCCCGCGGCGCCCAAGACCCCGGCCAAGCCCGCCCCCTCgaccaccgcggcggcggcggcgaagactcCGGCCAAGCCCCCGTCCTCGGTGGCGACGGCGAAGACCCCGGCCAGGTCCGTCTCCCGCGCGCGGTTCGCGCACGCCTCCGAGAACTCCGACCCCAACATCCTCGCCTCCCCTCCCCGGACCACGTCCAAGACCCCCGCcaagcccgccgccgcccccgccgtctccGCCTCCGTCAGGAAGAAGCGCGGcacgcccgccccgccgccgccggtcccGCAGCGCCGGTTCCTCGTGGCGAAGAAGGGAGCGCATCGGCGGAGGCAAGCCGGCGCGAGCGGAGGAGGCGGCGAGTTCGACTTCGACAAGTGCCGCGAGGCCGCCCGCGAGGCGCTGCGCGCGTCGCACGAGGAGTTCTTCCTCAAGGAGCGCGCGGTGTCCGCGGCCAGCGAGGAGCAGGAGTcgcagaaggaggaggaagcggccgAAGATGAAGCAAACAGTGCCGCCGTTGTCGAGGAGGGGGAGGGAGCGGAGGTGGCGGATTTGGAGGGGAGCGGCAAAGTCAGAGCGATTCGGAGCAGAGTCATGGCCAAGGCGATGAACAGCGTGCCAGATGCTGGGGCGGGCCGTGTCAAGCACCTGGTGCATGCCTTCGAGAGCCTGCTCTCCATCTCCGGGGCCACTGCTGACTCCGAACGGGCAGGCGAGGAGGCCTGGGCGCTGCCTGGATTGCAGCCGTGGAACGAGGGGAGTGAGGGCTCGCCGGTGGCAGTGTTCTCCTCGTCCGATTTCATGAACATGGGACCAACCAGACTTTGCAGTTCACTTGATGGCAAGAGCAACAG ATCTAGCTGGGACAGCCAGACCGGAGGACGCAGGAGCCGGCGGAAC TCATCTGAATCACTAAGGAGCAGCTGGAATAAAAAGCTCAAGGTCACTAGCCAGCATCCCTTCAAGCTGAGAACAGAG CAACGGGGAAGAGCCAAAGAACAACAGTTTATTCAGAAAGTCCAGGAAATGCTAATTGAGGATGAGAAGAAGCGCATACATATTGCTCAAGGACTTCCGTGGACAACAGATGAGCCTGAG TGCTTGATTAAACCACCAGTCAAGGAAAGGACTGAGCCAGTCGACCTTGTTCTCCATAGTGATGTGCGTGCAGTTGAACGTGCTGAATTTGATCAATAT GTATCAGAGAGGATCAAGTTTGGTGAGGAATTAAGATTGGAGCGGGAGCGTCAACAGAAGTTAGAGGAGGAAGAAATGATAAGGCAGTTGAGGAAAGACCTTGTTCCTAAAGCACAGCCAATGCCGTATTTTGATCGGCCATTCATCCCCAAAAA GTCATCAAAGACAATAACAATTCCGAAGGAGCCAAACTTTCATCTCCGGCCTGAAAGGTTATCATG CGATGCATGGTCACTGGAAAGCTGA